The following proteins are co-located in the Rheinheimera salexigens genome:
- a CDS encoding M14 family metallopeptidase has translation MRITSNFDSGNIEIIQADSPDNIQLAIRKDNQSDFYQWFHFRLNTPHAEHHKIKLMNAGGSAYADGWKDYQAVASYDRQNWFRVDTEYDGEVLTINHFPEAESCYFAYFAPYSYERHMDLLHQSQADYNCQLVELGETLDGRDMSMLIVGEPAEGKKNIWITARQHPGESMAEWLIEGLIERLLDEDDGVSRLLLDKAVFYIVPNMNPDGSVRGHLRTNAVGTNLNREWQTPSMEKSPEVFLVRGKMQEIGVDMFLDIHGDENLPYNFVAGTEGVPSYNKRVEQLENTFKQTLVTVTPEFQTEHGYDLDAPGQANMTVAAAWVGDHFNCLSYTVEMPFKDNANLPDEAYGWSDIRSMKLGQDMLTAVLAVVDDLR, from the coding sequence ATGAGAATCACCAGCAATTTTGATAGCGGTAATATCGAAATCATCCAAGCCGACAGCCCAGATAACATTCAATTAGCTATTCGCAAAGATAACCAATCAGACTTTTATCAATGGTTTCACTTTCGCTTAAATACGCCACATGCAGAGCACCATAAAATTAAGTTGATGAATGCGGGTGGCTCAGCCTATGCTGATGGCTGGAAAGACTATCAAGCAGTAGCGTCTTATGACCGTCAAAATTGGTTTAGAGTCGATACCGAATATGATGGTGAAGTACTGACCATTAACCATTTCCCTGAAGCTGAATCTTGCTACTTTGCTTATTTTGCACCTTATAGCTACGAACGCCACATGGACTTACTACACCAATCACAAGCTGATTATAACTGTCAGTTAGTAGAGCTAGGTGAAACCCTAGATGGTCGTGATATGAGCATGCTTATTGTGGGTGAACCGGCAGAAGGTAAGAAAAATATTTGGATCACTGCACGTCAGCATCCAGGTGAAAGCATGGCTGAATGGTTAATTGAAGGCTTAATTGAGCGCTTATTAGATGAAGATGATGGCGTATCAAGATTATTGCTAGATAAAGCCGTGTTTTATATCGTGCCAAATATGAATCCAGATGGCTCAGTTCGTGGTCATTTGCGTACTAACGCTGTGGGCACCAACCTTAACCGTGAATGGCAAACGCCAAGCATGGAAAAAAGCCCTGAAGTATTTTTAGTGCGCGGAAAAATGCAAGAAATTGGCGTTGATATGTTTCTTGATATCCACGGCGATGAAAACCTACCATATAACTTTGTGGCCGGTACAGAAGGCGTGCCTTCGTACAATAAACGTGTTGAGCAATTAGAAAACACCTTTAAACAAACTTTAGTTACTGTCACTCCAGAGTTTCAAACCGAACATGGTTATGACCTAGATGCTCCAGGTCAGGCTAATATGACTGTTGCTGCTGCATGGGTAGGCGATCACTTTAACTGCTTATCGTACACGGTAGAAATGCCGTTTAAAGATAACGCTAACTTACCAGATGAAGCTTATGGTTGGTCAGACATTCGCTCCATGAAGTTAGGTCAAGACATGTTAACTGCGGTATTAGCGGTTGTTGATGATTTACGTTAA